A part of Pirellulales bacterium genomic DNA contains:
- a CDS encoding acyl-CoA thioesterase has translation MSEPTVDGDTPENRPPSLPEVVHREHEIEIRVRYQETDAMGVVHHANYFTYFEMGRTELLRANGLAYRAVEEAGLLMVVVRINARFHRPARYDDVLRLCTRTSRVSAAKIEHEYRIFRGAELLAEGASTLACVDREGSIQRVPEWLRTE, from the coding sequence ATGTCTGAGCCGACTGTGGACGGCGATACGCCTGAAAATCGGCCGCCCTCGCTGCCGGAAGTGGTGCATCGCGAGCACGAAATTGAAATTCGCGTGCGCTACCAGGAGACCGACGCGATGGGCGTGGTCCACCACGCCAACTATTTCACGTACTTCGAGATGGGCCGCACCGAATTGCTGCGCGCCAATGGACTCGCCTATCGTGCCGTCGAGGAAGCCGGGTTGCTCATGGTGGTCGTGCGGATCAATGCCCGATTCCACCGGCCAGCGCGGTACGACGACGTGCTCCGCCTCTGCACACGGACCTCCCGGGTCTCGGCCGCCAAGATCGAACACGAGTATCGGATCTTTCGCGGTGCAGAGCTGTTAGCCGAAGGGGCCAGCACGCTGGCCTGCGTCGACCGTGAAGGCAGCATTCAACGCGTGCCGGAATGGCTGCGCACCGAGTGA
- a CDS encoding acetolactate synthase, translating to MRGRNYPTIRQFTVFLENRVGQLLEVVRRFEGSRVRIVALSVTDSAECAFARFLLSHPEQGREILERAGLALIESDLIGVELPPGPHSLLRVCKALLEAEVNIVQVYPLLSRPRGLPVVALMVDNLEAGLATLASKRFNMVTEGDLQDDDE from the coding sequence ATGCGGGGACGGAACTACCCGACGATTCGCCAGTTTACGGTGTTTCTGGAAAACCGGGTCGGGCAGCTTCTCGAGGTGGTCCGACGTTTCGAGGGAAGCCGAGTGCGGATCGTGGCCCTCAGCGTCACCGACTCGGCCGAGTGTGCGTTTGCCCGGTTCCTGCTCAGCCATCCTGAGCAAGGACGCGAGATACTCGAGCGCGCCGGCTTGGCCTTGATCGAGAGCGATCTGATCGGGGTGGAGTTGCCGCCGGGACCTCATTCGCTGCTCCGGGTGTGCAAGGCATTGCTCGAGGCCGAAGTCAACATCGTGCAGGTCTACCCGCTGCTGAGCCGCCCACGCGGCCTGCCCGTCGTGGCGCTGATGGTCGACAACCTGGAAGCGGGTTTGGCGACGCTCGCTTCGAAGCGGTTCAACATGGTGACCGAGGGCGATCTGCAGGACGACGACGAATAG
- a CDS encoding nucleoside 2-deoxyribosyltransferase, which translates to MDRQPLLIEPHRFPRRVYCAGPLFNRAERLEMEHLADVLTGAGFEAFVPHADGMEFARVRPLLAAQGHEPAVVGQIVHSAVFALDVYQVLVGCGALVFNMNGRVPDEGGVAELTMAWMLGKPVVIYKEDERSMIVGRDNPLLVGQADFVTVREMAAVPAALRQRFTALRPDAQFQFTCPPHLEPTVQAGARLWAELAQMGTERPLDTVAELVLELFGPHCTTVED; encoded by the coding sequence ATGGATCGCCAGCCGCTGCTGATCGAGCCGCATCGTTTCCCGCGTCGAGTCTATTGTGCGGGCCCGCTGTTCAATCGGGCCGAACGCCTGGAAATGGAACACCTGGCCGACGTCTTGACCGGCGCCGGGTTTGAAGCCTTCGTACCGCATGCCGACGGGATGGAGTTTGCCCGTGTCCGGCCCCTGTTGGCGGCCCAAGGCCACGAGCCGGCCGTGGTCGGGCAGATCGTCCATTCGGCCGTCTTCGCGCTGGACGTCTACCAGGTGCTGGTCGGTTGCGGGGCGCTGGTGTTCAACATGAACGGCCGCGTACCCGACGAGGGCGGCGTGGCCGAATTGACCATGGCGTGGATGCTCGGGAAGCCGGTGGTGATCTACAAAGAAGACGAGCGGTCGATGATTGTCGGGCGCGACAATCCGCTGCTGGTGGGCCAGGCCGATTTCGTCACCGTGCGCGAAATGGCGGCCGTGCCGGCGGCCTTGCGGCAGCGGTTCACGGCCTTGCGGCCGGATGCCCAGTTTCAATTCACCTGCCCGCCGCATCTTGAACCGACCGTGCAGGCCGGGGCGCGGCTCTGGGCCGAGCTGGCGCAGATGGGCACCGAGCGCCCCCTGGACACGGTCGCCGAGCTGGTCCTCGAACTGTTCGGGCCGCACTGCACGACGGTCGAAGACTGA
- a CDS encoding HD domain-containing protein — protein MGAISSIPEIAALDAHEGLIRIPPEVDVPLTDRVRQLIDAPEFRRLARISQLGLVSLVYPAANHTRFEHALGVYRLALVYLRHLSHDPRFARVIDRHHAELFIAAALLHDLGHWPFCHPIEDIRLPGVPSHELFANSYLLEGEIADALRDAWGVNPRDVVMLLSDVPRDVPMQILSSMLSGPIDIDKMDYLARDSLHAGVPYGRNFDQARLISGLCLNEAGDALAITDKAKTAAELMVFARYVMFSEVYWHHAVRSATAMLQRAFFLLYGQLDLDALFRLDESAFVGELLAAAGQGPAQDLLDGLFGRTRRLYKRLAQFSLFQHRAHYDRLARRPYPWLVQLAERFAAVASTALGGVIAPHEVIFDAPPVKREVEFNIEVHFGKERCYRRLDDVSPVVRTLAREQFDDYVKRVRVLVHPRVAPGLRRLNRTAELLDRALEDLA, from the coding sequence ATGGGTGCAATCAGTTCGATCCCGGAAATCGCCGCCCTGGACGCCCATGAAGGATTGATCCGCATTCCGCCGGAGGTCGATGTTCCGCTGACCGATCGGGTACGTCAATTGATCGACGCGCCCGAGTTTCGCCGCTTGGCGCGCATCAGCCAGCTCGGTCTGGTATCGCTGGTCTACCCGGCGGCGAATCACACGCGGTTCGAGCATGCGTTGGGGGTCTATCGCCTGGCGCTCGTGTACCTGCGCCATCTGAGCCATGACCCGCGGTTTGCCCGCGTGATCGACCGGCACCATGCCGAGCTGTTCATCGCCGCGGCGTTGTTGCACGACCTGGGGCATTGGCCGTTTTGTCACCCGATCGAAGATATCCGCCTGCCGGGCGTGCCGTCGCACGAGTTGTTCGCAAACAGCTATCTGCTCGAAGGCGAGATCGCCGATGCGTTGCGCGATGCCTGGGGCGTCAATCCGCGCGACGTGGTGATGCTGCTTTCCGACGTGCCTCGCGACGTGCCGATGCAGATTCTCTCGAGCATGCTTTCCGGCCCGATCGACATCGACAAGATGGACTACCTGGCGCGCGACAGCCTGCACGCCGGGGTGCCGTATGGCCGCAATTTCGACCAGGCGCGGCTGATCAGCGGGCTGTGCCTGAACGAGGCCGGCGATGCCCTGGCCATCACGGACAAGGCGAAAACGGCCGCCGAATTGATGGTCTTTGCCCGCTATGTGATGTTCAGTGAGGTCTACTGGCATCACGCTGTGCGCTCGGCCACGGCCATGCTCCAGCGGGCGTTCTTCCTGCTCTACGGGCAGCTCGATCTCGATGCGCTGTTTCGTCTCGACGAGAGCGCGTTTGTCGGCGAACTCTTGGCGGCCGCAGGCCAGGGGCCCGCGCAAGACTTGCTCGACGGGCTGTTTGGACGCACCCGGCGGCTCTACAAACGCCTGGCCCAGTTCAGCCTGTTCCAGCACCGGGCACATTACGATCGCCTGGCGCGGCGGCCCTATCCGTGGCTGGTGCAGTTGGCCGAGCGGTTTGCCGCCGTGGCCAGCACGGCGCTCGGCGGGGTGATTGCGCCGCACGAGGTGATTTTTGACGCTCCGCCGGTCAAACGCGAAGTCGAGTTCAATATCGAGGTCCATTTCGGCAAAGAGCGTTGCTACCGCCGGCTGGACGACGTGTCTCCCGTGGTTCGTACGTTGGCGCGCGAGCAATTCGACGATTATGTCAAGCGGGTGCGTGTGCTCGTCCACCCGCGCGTGGCGCCCGGCTTGCGACGCTTGAATCGCACCGCCGAGTTGCTCGACCGGGCCCTAGAAGACCTCGCCTGA
- a CDS encoding NAD+ synthase, with product MRISAPLVTEVLCRFIRQEIVRTGFTRAVLGLSGGIDSSVVAFLAARALGPENVLAVTMPYKTSSAETIRDSRRVVEATGVQALDVPITPQIDAYFARFPDASRMRLANKCARERMTVLYDHSAAFGGLVLGTSNKSELLLGYGTQFGDLASAINPIGDLYKTQLRQLAEHLELPPEILAKAPSGDLWVGQTDEGELGFSYAEVDRLLYLLVDRRVSPHEVEVYGFEPAFVARVGELIRRNHYKRRLPIIAKLSNRTMDRDFRYPRDWGT from the coding sequence ATGCGTATCTCGGCGCCCTTGGTGACCGAGGTCCTCTGCCGTTTCATCCGCCAGGAAATCGTGCGCACCGGCTTTACCCGCGCCGTGCTGGGCCTCTCCGGCGGTATCGACTCGTCAGTCGTCGCGTTTCTGGCAGCGCGAGCCCTGGGGCCGGAAAACGTCCTGGCAGTGACCATGCCGTACAAGACGTCGAGCGCCGAAACGATCCGCGACAGCCGCCGCGTGGTCGAAGCGACCGGCGTGCAAGCGCTCGATGTGCCGATCACGCCGCAGATCGACGCCTATTTCGCTCGGTTCCCCGACGCCTCACGGATGCGGCTGGCCAACAAGTGCGCCCGCGAGCGGATGACCGTGCTTTACGATCACAGCGCCGCGTTCGGCGGGCTGGTCTTGGGCACCAGCAACAAGAGCGAGCTGCTGCTTGGCTACGGCACGCAGTTCGGTGACCTGGCCTCTGCGATCAATCCGATCGGCGATTTGTACAAGACCCAGTTGCGGCAACTGGCCGAGCACCTGGAGTTACCGCCGGAGATTCTCGCCAAGGCCCCCAGCGGCGATCTGTGGGTCGGCCAGACCGACGAAGGCGAACTCGGCTTCAGCTATGCCGAGGTCGATCGGCTGCTCTATCTGCTGGTCGATCGCCGCGTGTCGCCCCACGAGGTCGAGGTCTACGGCTTCGAACCGGCGTTTGTCGCGCGCGTCGGCGAGTTGATCCGGCGCAATCACTACAAGCGCCGCCTGCCGATCATTGCCAAGCTCTCGAACCGCACCATGGATCGCGACTTCCGCTATCCGCGCGATTGGGGAACCTGA
- a CDS encoding redoxin domain-containing protein, whose translation MPAEPTADATAPAATPVAEAAPSTTPTVPAVTLVEEVTAMPAVEMTEAQAATCVVKVGDTFPQISAATFSGEAKQLAELLGPRLTVVAFWNASNPYAVWELKRVGELIAMPLTDAGVSVVAINCGDPAELAQQTAAASPEKVVQLIDPQRAAFAQVATARLPRVYLLDASGKVLWFDLEYSQETERSLMQAVHFALQGSGG comes from the coding sequence ATGCCCGCCGAGCCGACCGCCGATGCGACGGCACCCGCCGCGACGCCTGTGGCCGAGGCCGCCCCCTCGACAACGCCGACCGTCCCTGCCGTAACGCTGGTCGAAGAGGTTACCGCCATGCCCGCGGTCGAAATGACCGAGGCCCAGGCGGCCACCTGCGTGGTCAAAGTCGGCGACACTTTTCCGCAGATCTCCGCCGCGACGTTTTCCGGCGAAGCCAAGCAGCTCGCCGAGCTGCTCGGGCCGCGCCTGACGGTCGTGGCCTTTTGGAACGCGAGCAATCCATACGCCGTCTGGGAGCTGAAGCGCGTCGGTGAATTGATTGCCATGCCCCTGACCGATGCCGGTGTCAGTGTGGTGGCGATCAACTGCGGCGATCCTGCCGAGCTGGCGCAACAAACTGCGGCCGCGTCGCCGGAAAAAGTCGTCCAGCTGATCGACCCCCAGCGCGCGGCATTCGCGCAGGTTGCCACAGCGCGGTTGCCGCGCGTCTACCTGCTCGACGCGTCCGGCAAGGTCTTGTGGTTCGACCTGGAGTACTCGCAAGAGACCGAGCGCAGCTTGATGCAGGCCGTACACTTTGCCCTGCAAGGCTCCGGTGGGTGA
- the aspS gene encoding aspartate--tRNA ligase: MRNSPTVLRTHTCGELRVNQAGQTVTLCGWVDTNRDHAGVQFVDLRDRYGKTQIVFGPESGAEIQQAARGLRAEFVVRVTGKVARRPEGTVNPKLDTGEIEVRAAQLEVLNRSQTPPFQPGAIDAPGEDIRLKYRYLDLRRPEMQRIMLLRGRLVKLMRDYFDQHGFLDVETPMLGRSTPEGARDYLVPSRVNKGSFYALPQSPQLYKQILMVAGYDRYVQVARCFRDEDLRADRQPEFTQLDLEMSFVDSEDVIGIIDGLVQLAAKDLLGLDVPLPLPRMTYDEAMERFGHDAPDLRFGMELIDVTDLAREAEFRVFRSAADSGQRVRGMNARSAADRYSRKAIDELTAFVMQDFGAKGLVWFKVEADGALASPTAKNFAPELLKRLAERLEARPGDFLLFVADTFEVTCKALYGLRKRLGAELQLYDPKTMHFSWIVEFPMFAWDGEEQVWAAMHHPFTAPRNQDFDKLATEPGGCRAQAYDLVINGYEAGGGTIRIHSQEIQQQVFRLLGISPEAAKERFGFLLDALQFGAPPHGGIALGLDRWVMLFGGLDNIRDAIAFPKTQKATDLMTEAPSPVDPKQLRELAIRTNL, translated from the coding sequence ATGAGGAACTCCCCGACCGTGCTACGTACCCATACCTGCGGCGAACTGCGTGTGAACCAGGCCGGGCAGACGGTAACGCTTTGCGGATGGGTCGATACGAACCGCGACCACGCCGGGGTCCAGTTCGTCGATCTGCGCGACCGCTACGGCAAAACGCAGATCGTTTTCGGGCCGGAAAGCGGGGCGGAAATCCAACAAGCGGCCCGTGGCCTGCGGGCAGAGTTCGTCGTCCGGGTGACCGGCAAAGTGGCCCGTCGCCCCGAAGGCACGGTCAACCCGAAGCTCGACACCGGCGAAATCGAGGTTCGTGCAGCGCAGCTCGAGGTGCTCAATCGCAGCCAAACGCCGCCCTTCCAGCCTGGCGCGATCGACGCCCCCGGCGAAGACATCCGGCTGAAGTATCGCTATCTCGACCTGCGCCGGCCCGAAATGCAGCGGATCATGCTGCTGCGTGGCCGGCTGGTCAAACTGATGCGCGACTACTTCGACCAGCACGGGTTTCTCGACGTCGAGACCCCCATGCTCGGGCGCAGCACGCCCGAGGGCGCCCGCGACTATCTGGTTCCCAGCCGAGTGAACAAGGGCAGCTTCTATGCCTTGCCCCAGTCACCGCAGTTGTACAAGCAGATTTTGATGGTCGCCGGCTACGACCGGTACGTGCAAGTGGCGCGCTGTTTTCGCGATGAAGACCTGCGTGCCGATCGTCAACCGGAGTTCACTCAGTTAGACCTCGAAATGTCGTTTGTCGACAGCGAGGACGTGATTGGGATCATCGACGGCCTCGTCCAACTGGCAGCCAAAGACTTGCTGGGCCTCGACGTGCCCTTGCCGCTGCCGCGCATGACCTACGACGAGGCGATGGAGCGCTTTGGCCACGATGCGCCCGACTTGCGCTTCGGCATGGAGCTGATCGATGTGACCGACCTGGCGCGCGAGGCGGAATTTCGGGTCTTTCGCAGCGCGGCCGACTCTGGGCAGCGTGTGCGCGGGATGAATGCCCGCAGCGCCGCCGACCGCTACAGCCGCAAGGCGATCGATGAGCTGACCGCATTTGTGATGCAGGACTTTGGCGCCAAAGGGCTGGTCTGGTTCAAGGTCGAAGCCGACGGCGCCTTGGCTTCGCCGACGGCCAAGAACTTTGCCCCCGAGCTGCTCAAGCGATTGGCCGAGCGGCTCGAGGCGCGTCCCGGCGACTTCCTGCTGTTCGTGGCTGACACATTCGAGGTCACCTGCAAGGCGTTGTATGGCCTGCGCAAACGGCTAGGCGCCGAGTTGCAGCTCTACGACCCCAAGACGATGCACTTTTCCTGGATCGTCGAGTTTCCGATGTTCGCCTGGGATGGCGAGGAACAGGTCTGGGCGGCCATGCACCACCCGTTCACCGCGCCTCGTAACCAGGACTTCGACAAGCTCGCGACCGAACCGGGCGGCTGCCGTGCCCAGGCCTACGATCTGGTGATCAATGGCTACGAGGCCGGCGGCGGCACGATCCGAATCCACTCCCAGGAGATCCAGCAGCAGGTTTTCCGGCTGTTGGGCATCAGTCCCGAGGCAGCCAAAGAGCGGTTCGGGTTCTTGCTCGACGCGCTCCAGTTCGGCGCCCCGCCGCACGGCGGAATTGCCCTGGGCTTGGATCGCTGGGTGATGCTGTTCGGCGGCCTGGACAATATTCGCGACGCGATCGCCTTTCCCAAGACGCAAAAGGCCACCGATCTGATGACCGAGGCTCCCAGCCCGGTCGATCCGAAACAATTGCGCGAGCTGGCGATTCGGACGAATCTCTAG
- a CDS encoding PadR family transcriptional regulator — protein METPDKAKVLQGSLDLLILRTLEGGPKHGYGIARHLHQISDEFLKVEEGSLYPAVHRMERRGWIESSWGVSESNRRAKYYRLTEAGHKQLAEQTAAWTQMSEAINRVLGFHPRGRPS, from the coding sequence ATGGAAACCCCAGATAAGGCCAAAGTGCTGCAAGGCAGCCTCGATTTGCTGATTCTGCGGACCCTCGAAGGCGGTCCCAAACACGGCTATGGCATTGCTCGCCATCTGCACCAGATCAGCGACGAGTTTCTGAAAGTGGAAGAGGGTTCGTTGTACCCTGCTGTTCATCGCATGGAGCGTCGCGGTTGGATCGAGTCGAGCTGGGGCGTGTCGGAGTCGAACCGGCGCGCGAAGTATTACCGGCTGACGGAAGCGGGACACAAGCAGCTCGCCGAACAGACCGCCGCGTGGACGCAGATGAGCGAAGCCATCAATCGTGTGCTGGGTTTTCACCCGAGAGGGCGACCGTCATGA
- the miaA gene encoding tRNA (adenosine(37)-N6)-dimethylallyltransferase MiaA gives MNVSPLPVECWYLTGPTASGKSAVGVELAKQLDAEIVSLDSMAIYRGMEIGTAKPTAAERQRVPHHLIDLREPAEEFSVAQYLAAAHECVAGIRSRGRQAVFVGGTPLYLKTLLRGLFPGPPADRELRARLSAEAERTGSDALHARLAVVDREAAARISPSDVRRLVRALEVYELTGRPISAWQQQFDRARPAEACRVFCLSWPVAELNRRIDERVDAMFAAGWVEEVRRLRAAPGGLGMTALQAVGYREIAEALDGQLELPAAIEQIKLRTRQFAKRQRTWFRSLSECRMVAMHVSRTPRAVAAAIAAEGLATAPADRPLATAREDDANSA, from the coding sequence ATGAACGTTTCGCCTTTGCCTGTCGAGTGCTGGTATCTCACCGGGCCGACGGCCTCGGGAAAATCGGCCGTCGGGGTCGAACTGGCCAAACAGTTGGACGCCGAAATCGTCTCGCTCGACTCGATGGCCATCTATCGCGGTATGGAGATCGGCACGGCCAAGCCCACCGCCGCCGAGCGGCAGCGCGTGCCGCACCACTTGATCGACCTCCGCGAACCTGCCGAAGAGTTCAGTGTCGCCCAGTACCTGGCGGCCGCCCATGAGTGCGTCGCCGGCATCCGCTCGCGCGGGCGGCAGGCCGTGTTCGTCGGCGGCACGCCGCTCTATCTGAAGACCCTGCTGCGCGGGCTCTTTCCGGGTCCGCCAGCCGATCGCGAGCTGCGTGCCCGATTGAGCGCAGAGGCCGAGCGCACAGGCAGCGATGCGCTGCACGCGCGGCTGGCCGTCGTCGATCGCGAAGCCGCGGCGCGAATTTCACCGAGCGACGTGCGTCGCCTCGTGCGTGCCCTGGAGGTTTACGAGCTGACCGGACGGCCGATCAGCGCGTGGCAGCAGCAGTTCGACCGCGCGCGCCCCGCCGAGGCGTGCCGCGTGTTCTGCCTGTCGTGGCCGGTGGCCGAATTGAATCGGCGGATCGACGAACGCGTCGACGCCATGTTCGCCGCCGGTTGGGTCGAGGAAGTGCGCCGACTGCGCGCCGCGCCCGGCGGCCTGGGGATGACCGCCTTGCAGGCCGTTGGCTATCGCGAAATCGCCGAGGCGCTCGACGGCCAACTCGAACTGCCGGCGGCCATCGAGCAGATCAAGCTGCGGACGCGCCAATTTGCCAAGCGCCAGCGCACCTGGTTTCGCAGCTTGTCGGAGTGCCGCATGGTCGCGATGCATGTCTCGCGCACGCCGCGAGCGGTTGCCGCGGCGATTGCCGCCGAAGGCCTGGCGACGGCCCCTGCGGATCGCCCGCTCGCAACCGCGCGCGAAGACGACGCGAACTCGGCTTGA
- a CDS encoding phosphoribosyl-ATP diphosphatase, with protein MAASAEILPRLMQVIVDRRDHPPAKSYTTTLFAGGVSKIGAKVTEEAAEVVEAAGEPGADGQAHLVREAADLIYHLLVMLAHRDVRLADVEAELARRFGISGIDEKASRGVSGSANSPSQPPPTAEGSTQ; from the coding sequence ATGGCTGCTTCCGCGGAGATCCTGCCCCGGCTGATGCAGGTGATTGTCGACCGGCGCGACCATCCGCCGGCGAAATCGTACACCACGACCCTGTTCGCCGGCGGCGTGTCCAAGATCGGGGCCAAAGTGACCGAGGAGGCGGCCGAGGTGGTCGAGGCGGCCGGCGAACCCGGGGCCGACGGCCAGGCTCACCTGGTTCGGGAAGCGGCCGATTTGATTTACCACCTGCTGGTCATGTTGGCCCATCGCGACGTGCGGCTGGCCGACGTCGAAGCGGAATTGGCCCGGCGATTCGGAATCTCGGGCATCGACGAGAAGGCTTCGCGCGGCGTTTCCGGCTCGGCGAATTCACCTTCGCAGCCCCCGCCCACAGCGGAAGGATCGACGCAGTGA
- the hisG gene encoding ATP phosphoribosyltransferase produces the protein MDAVTHNLRIGIPSKGRISEIAGPLLKDAGLSFRQQARSLFARVREMPVDVTLLRTEDIPVLCAEGAIDMGITGSDLVEESGADLETRLKLGFGQCRLAICVPDDAPHTSPKGLDGLRVATSFPHVTRKFLAAHQAQAHVVELSGSVEVMIALGVADAIVDLVETGSTLAANRLRILCDIGSYETVLIQNRQQRHAELADRVVRRIEGVVIARSYSLLEYNVPRTRLAEAEKITPGFNSPTVNALEDPDWCAVRVMVKRNEVIGIMERLEALGASAILETAIMNCRL, from the coding sequence ATCGACGCAGTGACGCACAATCTTCGTATTGGCATCCCCAGCAAAGGGCGTATCTCGGAGATCGCCGGGCCGCTGCTCAAAGACGCGGGGCTGAGCTTTCGGCAGCAAGCCCGCAGTCTGTTTGCCCGCGTGCGCGAGATGCCGGTCGACGTCACGCTGCTGCGGACCGAAGACATTCCGGTACTCTGCGCCGAGGGTGCCATCGACATGGGCATCACCGGATCGGACCTGGTCGAAGAGAGCGGCGCCGATCTCGAGACCCGGCTGAAGCTCGGCTTCGGTCAGTGCCGGCTGGCGATTTGCGTACCGGACGATGCCCCCCACACCAGCCCGAAGGGGCTCGATGGGCTGCGCGTCGCGACGAGTTTTCCGCACGTCACGCGCAAGTTCCTGGCCGCGCATCAAGCCCAGGCCCACGTCGTCGAGCTGTCCGGCTCGGTCGAAGTGATGATCGCTCTCGGCGTGGCCGACGCGATCGTCGACTTGGTCGAGACCGGCAGCACGCTGGCGGCGAACCGGCTGAGAATCCTTTGCGACATTGGCAGTTACGAGACGGTGCTGATCCAGAACCGCCAGCAGCGTCACGCGGAGCTCGCCGACCGGGTCGTGCGGCGGATCGAAGGCGTGGTCATTGCCCGGAGCTACTCGTTGCTGGAATACAACGTCCCGCGTACGCGGCTGGCCGAGGCTGAGAAAATCACGCCGGGCTTCAATTCGCCGACGGTCAACGCCCTCGAAGACCCCGATTGGTGCGCGGTCCGGGTCATGGTCAAGCGCAATGAAGTGATCGGCATCATGGAGCGGCTCGAGGCGCTCGGAGCCTCGGCCATTCTCGAAACGGCGATCATGAATTGCCGGCTCTAG
- a CDS encoding amidohydrolase family protein: MSLHAFRARWVIPVDGSPVDGGIVSIDQAQIVGVGRATDTRWAGVPVEDLGDVALLPGLINAHTHLEFSDCSSPLGAAGMALPAWIAQVIEHRRSMLDHRAETTRQGLQESLRAGVTTLGEIATAGWDPTAFDAAVPAAVVFYELIGLGPARLAPNLELARRHLATPGTYVAGLSPHAPYTVHPELLAGLVDLAVGAGAPIAMHLAESREELDLLADQRGAFVELISSLGAWFPDAIPRSTRPLDYLQQLARASRSLVIHGNYLDDEAIAFAARQSERMSVVYCPRTHAYFAHERYPLTAMLAAGVRVALGTDGRGSNPDLSLLAEMRHVARTFPELAPDVVIRLGTIEGAQALGLAGNRGTLEPGKRADLIALPTRAATPRAAVAEILAGDQPVGGVMLAGCWARDPRAGNS, from the coding sequence ATGTCGCTGCACGCCTTTCGCGCCCGGTGGGTCATTCCGGTGGACGGCTCGCCCGTCGACGGCGGCATCGTGTCGATCGATCAAGCGCAGATTGTCGGCGTCGGCCGAGCAACCGACACACGCTGGGCCGGCGTGCCGGTCGAAGATCTGGGCGACGTGGCCCTGCTGCCCGGCCTGATCAATGCACATACGCATCTGGAGTTCAGCGATTGCAGCTCGCCCTTGGGCGCAGCAGGCATGGCGCTGCCGGCTTGGATCGCTCAGGTCATCGAACATCGCCGCTCGATGCTCGATCACCGCGCGGAAACGACGCGTCAGGGTCTGCAAGAGTCGCTCCGGGCCGGTGTCACCACCTTGGGCGAGATTGCCACCGCGGGCTGGGACCCGACGGCGTTTGACGCGGCCGTCCCGGCGGCGGTCGTGTTCTACGAATTGATCGGCCTCGGACCCGCGCGGCTCGCGCCGAATCTCGAACTCGCGCGGCGCCATTTGGCCACACCCGGCACGTATGTGGCCGGGCTGAGTCCGCATGCCCCCTACACCGTACATCCCGAGCTGCTGGCCGGCCTGGTCGACCTGGCCGTGGGCGCAGGCGCACCGATTGCCATGCACCTGGCCGAGTCACGCGAGGAGCTCGATCTGCTGGCCGACCAACGCGGCGCATTCGTCGAGCTGATCTCGAGCCTGGGTGCCTGGTTTCCCGACGCCATCCCGCGCAGCACTCGACCGCTCGACTACTTGCAGCAGCTCGCCCGAGCGTCGCGCAGCCTGGTGATCCACGGCAATTACCTCGACGACGAAGCCATCGCCTTCGCCGCGAGACAAAGCGAGCGCATGAGCGTGGTTTACTGTCCGCGCACACATGCCTATTTCGCGCACGAGCGTTATCCGTTGACGGCCATGCTGGCGGCCGGCGTGCGGGTTGCGCTCGGAACCGATGGCCGCGGTTCAAACCCCGACTTGAGCCTGCTGGCCGAAATGCGTCACGTCGCGCGAACGTTTCCTGAGCTTGCCCCCGACGTCGTCATCCGCTTGGGCACCATTGAGGGCGCACAAGCCCTGGGTCTGGCCGGCAACCGTGGAACTCTCGAGCCAGGCAAACGCGCGGACCTGATCGCCTTGCCGACTCGTGCTGCCACTCCACGCGCGGCCGTCGCCGAGATCCTGGCCGGCGATCAGCCGGTCGGCGGCGTGATGCTCGCCGGTTGCTGGGCGCGCGATCCTAGAGCCGGCAATTCATGA